atagtgtggctccgccactgcttagGCTCTGGATATGTGTTAAACAAAAATAGTAAAATACTAAGTACGTTTAAGTTAAAATATTAGTAATAGATATAAGTATTCAATAAATGAGATAGCTAGAATGTACTCCTAATAAATTTCGATTACCCATaaaattcaaattttgaatttgtcCACGTAAATAACTAAATGAAATGGAAAGAATATAATAGAGATTTTGTACCTAACATATTAACACTACTTGTTATAATGTTAGGACGTTAGCTAATTATGTTTTCCTGTACGTTTTAACTATGCCGATGCATAAATCTCTGGAATTGAGAGGAGAGAGTCGAACTAGAGCAGCTTTCATAAGATTCTTTATGTTTTGTTTGGTTTATTCTGTATTTCAATAGTATTATTTGgggttttcttcatttttggatATCCACGAGGGAGGGTAAAGTAAAAATTATTACTACTAGGTATGTTCTTGCTATTTTTAGGTAATAAATGAGTACCAGCAAAATGATGTTGTCTATTGGACAAAAAGATTGAGAAATCTTTCCCTCTTGCTGTCCATTAGCTGAGTTGTCTTTGTACGTATCTAGCTAGGTTAGTGACAAATGACAATTCTATAAAATAACGGTCCTTATTGTTTCTTGTTCCATAGCTTGTGCCATTTCATGCATGTTTCCACATTCCTCCGTGAAGTGAGCAAATATTAGGTGATGACATAAAAAATTAATATGATTTTTATCTTCATAATTAGCGATGGAAGGAAAAAGTGGATGCGAGGGGTGAAATGAATTGGGGTTTAATTTTGAGGTGACATGCCACGTTGTCAGTGGCGGAAGGAGCTCTGTaacttggggttcaattgaacctcaAACTTTCGATGCGggatataaatttatgtgtaaaaatttactaaaattacaAGAAATAGTAAActtgaacccataactttaaaaatataataggttagtgctaaaaatttaagatgttgaacccctaaaatttaaattctagatccgcctctgcACGTAGTGATCGGTCACCTCGCTAAAATGACAGTGTCATGTGGGATGATTATAGGTCCAACTTGGACAATCCTAACGAAGGAggagtatatatatatttgaggcACTTGGATGACACAGAAAATAAGTAGTATAACGAATGATAAAATTAATTCTTTTCGCACAGCCCTATTCTTTAGAAAGaagttaaaacaaaaataaaaaaccttaCTAACACATGAGCCTTATACTTTCTTATCACAATTCATAAGGCAGCTATAATTATTTACTAGTATTGTATCTCATCATCAATTCTACTGAATATGGAGTAATATTCTTTTCCACGGTTGAATTGCTTGCAAGTTGCACCCAAGCTTTCTTCCTTTTTCCAAGATGATGAAAAAGTTGTACTAATAAAGCTCAAATAGAGTTAACTACCAAATGTTGATGACTGCTATAATTGGTGATAATGGTGAGTAATGATGACAATTCTGGTAATATGATGATGAATGACCTGAACTTTTTATTATCAACATTGGATTACAGTATCCTTCTAGAGCcctcatcctttttttttttaattgtagtgTTCCATCAGCTTGTATATGCCTCAGTTAATGCTATGAATATTTGATATATATCTCTCACCAGGATTCTGTCAACCAAGACATGAATAGACaaaaaaatattacctaatatttTTATCTCCATTAAAATTTAAACTTCAAACCTCATGATTATCGACCCACTAGAATCCTATTCCTTTAGTCGGTTTTTTTAAACCCAAAGTCAATGTGTCAACAACAACTCTTCTCTTTTTTCTTGTTCTTCCGCTGCAAGTTTTGATATAAAAACTAGAACCACTAAATTAGGAAACATCTTTGCTTAGCTTACTAGGAACTCTTTGATCATTTGGATGGTATATACTCTATCATGTAGTACATTATATATCAAAGCCAGAGAGATAAAAAGGCCATAGCCCaataacttaaaaattaaaataagaacTTGAAACAAAGTGATTTTTATTTAAAGATTTTAAGAGCTTTATTTGGCAAGTTGACCATTGACCAATAAATGTATCAATACTTCCCATTTTCCGTGACACAAGTATTATACCGAATCAAACAACATTTCTTAAAATTTCTTAAATTTGTGGCTTGTTTTACTTTAGTGTCCTAGTTTcttatacataaaatattatggGATCCATGCATAAAATTGGCCATAACAGTCCAGTAAGTAGAAATAATTACTCATTAGCATTCGAATTagtaaattgaaaaataaaacatGTGACTTTTTAAGCAGAACCCATTGAACTGATTGCATAAAAAATTAGTTTATACTATGAACGGTGGATATAAAATAAACTCTTTTGTATTAAATAAGCGGTtcaattaaaaagtttttaacaTTCAAAGAGAAGGTTAACATGAGAAAGTATCCTTTTTTTGGGTTTTCTATACTTCAATAAAAAATTGAATTTACCAGGTATATGCCTGGTCAGTCACACACTGAAAAATACTGATTGGAAGTCTCCTAAAACATACCCAAAACAACTAATTATTCCCTCCTAGCATGTGAAAGAAGCCCTGAAGAATTTACATTGGTGAATGTACAAAATCATGAGAGGAAATTGGGGCTATATATCCTAGTATAGTAGCAGTACTTTCCCTTGGTTCATCCATCACctgtatataataataataatggtgttTTAACAGACACGTAGCACTAAAGTATAATTACTCCACACAATAATGGAAtaatctttttttcctttttaacgGTCTACTGACTGACAAACTGTTGCTTCTCCTTAGGTAGTGGAGTCCCTCGTGGTTAGTTCAGTTAAAAGCAAAGCCTCCATTTTCACACTAACTTCCCTTTTCTCCAATTTTTTCTGCCTTGTGTGAGTGGAGAGTTTGGTACATGAACTAAGTTATCTCGAAATTATAGTTTTGAGATTATTATTTCTAAACTAATTTATTCAACCTATGAGGTGGAATAAAATAATaacaggggcggagccaagtgtaACCTAGGGGGGTTTGGACGAACTCCCTCGAcagaaaattacagtgtatattgaatgttaaaattatttttttatgtatatataatagatgttgaacccttttggcttcttcgtatgtttacttcttcatatttttgaacccccttagtgaaaattctgacTCCGCCACTGAATAATAAGATAAGCTTACACTTTTTaccaaataaaatataaaattaattacAAACTTAATTCTAGAATATTCGCCTTATCCCGCTTACCAGAACTTTGTACTGACATAATTATACCCATCAAATTCTTGGATACAGTTTTACGCTATACCAAATACTAGTACTACTAATTTTGTGTAACAGAAGGAAATATACTGGTGTACCGCCACAGTATACCCGTGACACTGAAtaatctctctctctttttctctctctcttctttatTTCAAATCATTTCTTTTCTCATACTCTGTGTGTCTTGTCCTGCTATAAAAACCTCATCTTTTTTCTGCTTGTAGTAGATTACACATTCTTCTACTAGCCTCGTACTACAAAGTAGGAGATGGGTGTTTCAAAAAAGACTCTTCTTTTACTGTATCTTTGTGTTTTTCTTGGAGAAATTAGCCTTTGCTTGTCTTCAAAGGTAAACTTGGCTCTGTAGTCTTTATGAACTTTATGTGGATATGGGTTTTTATTTGCTGTTATTGAGGATGTATATTTGaatgatgttttgaaaatgaTGAATAGTTGGTAAAGTtgtgttcttgttttttttttttcccccagTTATATGTGGTGTACATGGGAAGCAAAGAGAATGATGAACATCCAGATGACATTTTGAGGCAAAACCATCAAATGCTGACTGTTATTCATAGAGGAAAGTAAGTCCTTGTTACTTATAGCTATGAATTTGTTTTCCCCTTTTTATCTGGTTCTTCTCTGTTTTACACTTGTTGTTTTTGGCAAAAGACTGAAGTGGTAACTTTTACAGCGTTGAACAAGCCAAGACTTCACATGTATACAGTTATAGGCATGGTTTTAAAGGCTTTGCAGCAAAGTTGACTGAAACACAGGCTTCTGAAATATCCAGTAAGCCTTTGCCAAATGTTTTTCCTTTACTGTATTACAGAAAAATGAATAAATAGTAATAAGAAGTTTGTCTTTAACGTTGAAACAAAACAGAAATGCCTGGAGTGGTATCTGTATTTCCTAATACTAAGAGGAACCTGCATACAACTCATTCATGGGATTTTATGGGGCTTAGTGATGATGAAACAATGGAAATACCAGGTTTTTCGACCAAGAACCAAGTTAATGTAATCATTGGTTTCATTGATACAGGTAATTAATTTCTCTGTTCCTTTAACTTTAAGTAATCTTAATTGCAGCAATCTTTTTCCAGTTAGGTGAAGATATGACCATTTAGTACTATTAGATGGAACCAACCTAGATGGTCCCTTCATTTATTGTATTGTCACGTAAAAGGCTCTTGTCTCTGTTACTTTTCTTAAGAAAGAGTACAATAACATGACTTTGAAAAAGTGCTAAGTTTGTCATTTTAGGTACATATGGTTGAACTGGGGAAAGTAGTTCCTTTAGTACTCTGTTTCCTTTTCATCTACTCATCAATCAATTCTTGTTTCAATCATTTTCGAATGATGGGATATGTTTGCATAGATTTTCTTCAGCCCAAGTTTATGCAACTGTCCAGTTTCTTCTTTGCATTTGTTGAACTGTTTGTGAGTGTAATTTGAGGTTAAGCTCTTAAGATGTTTACTGAAACAGGAATTTGGCCTGAGTCTCCAAGTTTTAGTGACACCAATATGCCCCCAGTGCCAGCTGGATGGAAAGGACAATGTCAATCAGGGGAAGCATTTAATGCCTCAATATGCAACAGGTTTTCTTTTATTTGCCAACCATTTCGTGCAGTTTAATGTTTTGTTATATTGATGGATGAAAAGTGCAATAAGTATAATTTTGTCTTACATAGGAAACTAATTGGGGCTAGATATTATATGAGTGGCTATGTAGCTGAAGAAGATAATGGAAAGGCCATGTTCAAGTCTGCCAGGGACAGTACTGGTCATGGAAGTCACACAGCTTCGACTGCTGCAGGGCGTTACGTAGCTAATATGAATTACAAAGGTTTGGCATCTGGAGGAGCCAGAGGTGGTGCCCCAATGGCCAGAATAGCAGTGTATAAAACCTGTTGGAGTTCTGGTTGCTATGATGTTGATTTGTTGGCTGCATTTGATGATGCAATTAGAGATGGGGTTCATGTAATTTCTCTATCTTTGGGATCTGAAGCTCCCCAAGGAGATTATTTCAATGATGCTATTTCCGTGGGGTCATTTCATGCTGTTAGCCGTGAGATACTCGTGGTGGCTTCAGCTGGAAATGAAGGAACCTCTGGTTCAGCCACAAATTTAGCTCCCTGGATGATTACAGTTGCAGCCAGTTCAACTGACAGAGATATTACATCTGATATTATACTAGGAAATAGAGTTCGACTCATGGTAATCCCACTTTTCGATTAGTTTACATGTTAAGTAATGGAGTATTCAACTTCTATCTCCTCATTATGTTCTGGATATTTGGAAGGGTGAAAGTCTTAGCTTATCTCAAATGAATACATCTGCAAGAATCATACCTGCTTCTGAAGCATATGCTGGATACTTCACTCCCTATCAATCCAGGTGAAGCAGAAGGTACTTTGCTGTTAGTTAAATATAGATATGTATGCATTGACAATTATATTAAAGtactttttctttcctttcttttccaCTAGTTATTGCTTAGATAGTTCTTTGAATAGAACTAAGGCCAAAGGGAAGGTTCTTGTGTGTCGACATGCTGGAAGCTCAAGTGAGTCGAAGCTGGAAAAAAGCATGATAGTTAAAAAAGCTGGTGGGGTTGGGATGATCCTTATTGATGAAGCAGACAAGGGTGTGGCCATCCCCTTTTCCATTCCAGCAGCAACTGTTGGAAAAAGGATTGGAAACAAGATCCTAGCTTACATTAATAATACACGGTTCATTTCTTTCTTTGTGACTGTTGATATTAGTTGTATAGTCTTTGATGTTATGAGCAATCATCTCACCCTATTTCACATCTCTTTTACATTAACAGCCACCCTACGGCAAGGATTCTTTCTGCCAAAACTGTTTTGGGAGCTCAACCTGCTCCTCGAGTAACAGCATTTTCTTCAAGAGGTCCTAATTCTCTAACACCAGAAATTTTGAAGGTAATTTGTGTGCTTAAAATAGTATCAAGTTTTTTAGAGACTGGTCTTTCAACTGCTCGTTTCAACATCAAACCCTCATTGCTTTTATCATCTAGACCAACAAAGTTTTACGTTGCATCCTGAGATTTACTTCCAGGATCTTCAATGTGGTTGTAGATTAGTTCTGTTTACTTTGAATCTCTTTGGTTCCTACTTTACTTGAGGATTCACTTTTTGTTGTAAGTAATTTCCCTGCTGATTTGCCTTGTAGCCTGATATTGCAGCTCCTGGATTAAATATCCTGGCAGCGTGGTCTCCAGCAGTTTCTAGATTGAACTTTAACATACTCTCTGGAACTTCCATGTCTTGCCCCCACATAGCAGGAGTTGTTGCCTTGATAAAAGCTTTGCATCCATCATGGTCTCCCTCTGCAATCAAATCAGCCATCATGACAACAGGTAAAATAGATGCATTACATAGTCTAACTATTTCATTCAAGCCTTTAATGCATTTAGAATCTGCCCATTTCATCTGCTTGCATGGTTTGAAGGGTGATTTATAGGAAGCTATAGGTGCGTATGAGATTTGCtttaataaaagaaagaaaagggtgagGGGGTAACATATACTCAACAGATTTGGTTTTGCTTGAGCAAATTATCTTAAAAACTACTCATGGTTTTGTTTGAGCTTTATATCTTAAAAGTTGTTTCAGGTATTGTTTGAGCTTTGTATCTTAAAACTGTTTGTGTGTATAAAAGTGGCGTTAACTTTTACATAATAATCTAATGTCATGAATGTTAAATGCAGCCAAACTGTCAGATATGCATCACAAACCCATAATAGTAGACCCTGATGGGGAGAGGGCTAATCCATTTGACTTTGGTTCTGGCTTTGTGAACCCCACGAAAGTCCTGGATCCTGGTCTTATATATGATGCACAGCCAGCAGATTACAGAGCATTTATTTGTTCACTAGGTTATGATGAGAAATCTTTGCATCTGATTATGAGGGACAACAGAACGTGTGATCAAACCTTTGCATCACCAAGTGAACTAAATTATCCCTCCATCACAGTACCAGACCTCAGAAACAAATATTCAGTATCGCGAACTGTCACAAATGTGGGGAAAGCAAGAAGCATTTACAGGGCAGTTATATTTGCACCTAAGGGTGTCAATGTTACTGTGGTGCCCCGAAGATTAGCCTTCACTAGATATTACCAGAAGATGAATTTTACAGTGACTTTCAAAGTGGCTGCACCCACACAGGGATATGTCTTTGGGTCCTTGTCATGGAGGAACAAAAGAACATGGGTAACATCGCCACTTGTTGTCAGAGTAGCACATTCCAACATGGGTAGGATGGTATAGTTGAGCTGAAAAGCAATTTATTTGGTTAAAAAGGAAGTAACAGATATTacaaccagtagctgctgaaaatgGTTGCAGGAGCTAAGGAAAATGTGAAGTGACAAGTAAAGTTTATGGGGCAGGAGGAAAGATTCGGTATCACACTTGATAATTGCATGAAGCCAACACAAAATTCATAGTAGAATACTTGTAATTAGTAGTTGAATACAAATAACTAGTGTAATTCTTTATTCCATCTGTCCCTagttttgaacccccttaggcttcttcgtatgcttacttttttatattttgaaccctctcggcgaaaattctggctccgccactgtccaTGCAGCCTTGATTTACGCAACTTTCATATATACTGCAAAATTCCTTTACTTGTCTTGTAATTTGCATTATGGATTGACATCTCCGTGTCTCTGCTTCTATCTTTACTAGTAGTTCATTCATTAATGGAATATCTTATCATGTTGGTATTATTAAACCGGCAAAGGTCCATATATGCTTGAGGACTATGCGAAATTGCACGCATTTGCCCGTCGTTTAAAGGTCAGTCCACCCATGCCCCTAACGTTACGTTTTGCGTCACCCATGACCTTGAGTTAACATAAACCTGACAAAAATATTGGAGGGTAAATTTGTGCACTTccgcatagtataggggcatatttgatccacTAAAATTCCTAAATATTATGGCACAAAAGCAACAATGTgacacaaaatatcattgcatttcaaaacataaaaaaCATTTGCAATTACAATTCATGCATCCACCATTACATTATATCTAAATTATACATTACAACCATCTTTTAAAGATTAttttcacaaacaagagcacTATTTTCTTTTAAAGATTAttttcacaaacaagagcacTGTTTTACCTTTTCAAAAGATTTGTTTTGCTAAtgataatatctttttttttttgtcaatttgTTGATGACCTGGATAATATGATTTGAAGTTGTGAACCCTTTTAGCTTGTAACACGAGtatctttaaattttttaaaaagacagtaataaaaaaaatgtcaaacTTAAGTTAGGTTCTTTATTAAAAGTAAATCTCTTCTTGTACATCAATAGAGAGTCAAGTTTGAAATATTATATTCAGTCTATAATAAGTTTATCATCGTCAAGGTAGAGTATATACACTAATTATGCAAAGATTATCTAGTGATTATATTGGCtaaagaaattaaaattaaaaattagagTTATTTTTTCGTGAATTTTATTAAATTATTATGTAGTgtaattgtgtaaatatatatctAGATATTTTTTGTCTTTCTAGTCCCAATATCTACACGATAATGCATGCAACAATTTCTTATTGTACCAAtagtttttagattttttttgtagtgcactttatgctagccaatGATTTTTTGGTACTGCCTTTTGAA
Above is a genomic segment from Lycium barbarum isolate Lr01 chromosome 12, ASM1917538v2, whole genome shotgun sequence containing:
- the LOC132622334 gene encoding subtilisin-like serine-protease S, with the translated sequence MGVSKKTLLLLYLCVFLGEISLCLSSKLYVVYMGSKENDEHPDDILRQNHQMLTVIHRGNVEQAKTSHVYSYRHGFKGFAAKLTETQASEISKMPGVVSVFPNTKRNLHTTHSWDFMGLSDDETMEIPGFSTKNQVNVIIGFIDTGIWPESPSFSDTNMPPVPAGWKGQCQSGEAFNASICNRKLIGARYYMSGYVAEEDNGKAMFKSARDSTGHGSHTASTAAGRYVANMNYKGLASGGARGGAPMARIAVYKTCWSSGCYDVDLLAAFDDAIRDGVHVISLSLGSEAPQGDYFNDAISVGSFHAVSREILVVASAGNEGTSGSATNLAPWMITVAASSTDRDITSDIILGNRVRLMGESLSLSQMNTSARIIPASEAYAGYFTPYQSSYCLDSSLNRTKAKGKVLVCRHAGSSSESKLEKSMIVKKAGGVGMILIDEADKGVAIPFSIPAATVGKRIGNKILAYINNTRHPTARILSAKTVLGAQPAPRVTAFSSRGPNSLTPEILKPDIAAPGLNILAAWSPAVSRLNFNILSGTSMSCPHIAGVVALIKALHPSWSPSAIKSAIMTTAKLSDMHHKPIIVDPDGERANPFDFGSGFVNPTKVLDPGLIYDAQPADYRAFICSLGYDEKSLHLIMRDNRTCDQTFASPSELNYPSITVPDLRNKYSVSRTVTNVGKARSIYRAVIFAPKGVNVTVVPRRLAFTRYYQKMNFTVTFKVAAPTQGYVFGSLSWRNKRTWVTSPLVVRVAHSNMGRMV